In Calliopsis andreniformis isolate RMS-2024a chromosome 6, iyCalAndr_principal, whole genome shotgun sequence, a single genomic region encodes these proteins:
- the LOC143180404 gene encoding protein phosphatase 1H: MLSRFKSALLNAVGASELGLPYPNDSDNETVADYINSNFVAEVENKPYSRPSFLGLTTEETQVSADHKVRPIIVPRDLSRLPWCAGYAECINAGKSTWNEDQASATRGDLKLSDVNIMLPYILFSMFDGHAGYQVALTARLHLHRIILERLMAIPGNMLLNEDEDELIKGRDLVIGAIELAYRQMDQMVEAQAQGGGGGCTAITILFLNGRLYAAGAGDSRVVLVLGDSQRALTRDHTPDSESNRVRELGFLRSNELLKGHFTPLEFRKRPLLKELGSMVLYREPYMSGWAYKILTHSDLKLPLISGHGKRSRVMGTIGVTRGFGDHGLKAANTGVNIKPFLSSQPEVQSIHLDSCNITERDCIIVATDGLWDVVSDKIAANILRKTLAPETPSLEYRLTMGAQELVQAARGTLVGRVWVGKSENTEEEEKFSPMASVDDISVLVIPLYPYLCEHKQWLKTTQQERRYSMDSLHISVNNSVQ; this comes from the exons atgttaAGCAGATTTAAATCAGCATTGCTGAATGCTGTAGGTGCAAGTGAACTTGGCCTACCGTATCCTAATGATTCGGACAATGAAACAGTAGCAGATTATATCAACTCAAACTTTGTTGCAGAGGTAGAAAATAAACCTTATAGTCGACCTAGCTTTCTGGGATTAACCACAGAGGAAACTCAA GTAAGTGCTGACCATAAAGTGAGACCAATAATAGTCCCAAGGGATTTAAGTCGATTACCATGGTGTGCTGGTTATGCGGAGTGTATAAATGCTGGTAAAAGCACATGGAATGAAGATCAAGCCTCTGCAACAAGAGGAGACCTTAAATTATCAGATGTTAATATTATGTTGCCTTACATATTGTTTTCCATGTTCGATGGACATGCTGGATATCAAGTTGCCCTAACAGCAAGATTACACTTACACAGGATAATCCTT GAAAGATTAATGGCAATACCTGGGAATATGTTATTGAATGAAGATGAAGATGAACTGATAAAAGGAAGAGATTTAGTTATCGGTGCTATTGAACTAGCATATAGACAAATGGATCAAATGGTAGAAGCTCAAGCTCAAGGTGGAGGTGGAGGTTGCACAGCTATTACTATTTTATTCCTAAATGGTAGATTATATGCAGCAGGTGCTGGAGATTCGAG ggttgtacttgtattgggaGATAGCCAGCGTGCATTGACAAGAGATCATACACCTGATTCAGAATCAAATCGTGTTAGAGAATTAGGATTTCTAAGAAGTAATGAATTACTAAAAGGTCATTTTACGCCATTAGAATTTCGAAAACGGCCTCTACTAAAAGAATTAGGATCCATGGTTTTGTATAGAGAACCTTATATGTCAGGATGGGCGTATAAAATATTAACTCATTCTGATTTGAAGCTACCTCTCATCTCGGGACATGGGAAAAGG AGTCGAGTGATGGGAACCATAGGAGTAACACGTGGTTTTGGAGACCATGGATTAAAAGCAGCTAATACAGGTGTCAACATAAAGCCATTCCTATCCTCACAGCCTGAAGTGCAATCCATACATTTAGATAGTTGCAATATCACAGAGCGTGATTGCATTATCGTAGCTACAGATGGACTTTGGGATGTTGTATCAGATAAAATAGCAGCAAATATACTTAGGAAGACACTTGCTCCTGAAACTCCTTCATTGGAGTACAG GCTAACAATGGGCGCTCAAGAACTAGTTCAGGCAGCAAGAGGTACACTGGTTGGACGAGTTTGGGTTGGCAAATCAGAAAATACTGAAGAGGAAGAAAAGTTTTCACCGATGGCATCGGTTGATGATATCAGTGTTCTGGTTATACCACTGTATCCTTACTTGTGCGAACACAAACAATGGTTAAAAACAACACAACAAGAAAGAAGATATTCTATGGATTCATTACACATATCAGTTAATAATTCTGTACAATAG